Proteins found in one Bdellovibrionales bacterium genomic segment:
- the coaE gene encoding dephospho-CoA kinase (Dephospho-CoA kinase (CoaE) performs the final step in coenzyme A biosynthesis.) produces MLWIGLTGGIATGKSTVGQLLQEAGIPVIQADQIAHLALDPKTSTYQMILQTFGPGILSSDGRTIDRQALGEIVFKNPKQREVLEGIIHPFVKRHVADLRVQMKQAGTEIAVYEIPLLFEKKLEKEFDRIVVVYASDLVQIQRLMKRNSLSEKQAHARLQSQIPIDTKRSRADDVINNETTLENLKVSVQQWVTSIKEKYNLRLL; encoded by the coding sequence ATGCTTTGGATTGGATTAACAGGCGGAATTGCGACAGGAAAATCAACAGTCGGTCAACTTTTGCAAGAGGCTGGCATCCCGGTGATACAAGCCGATCAGATCGCACATCTCGCCCTCGACCCGAAAACCTCCACCTACCAAATGATTCTCCAGACCTTTGGTCCAGGGATCTTGTCGAGCGATGGTCGCACCATTGATCGACAAGCTTTAGGGGAAATCGTTTTTAAGAATCCAAAGCAGCGAGAAGTTCTCGAAGGAATTATTCACCCTTTTGTAAAGCGCCATGTGGCCGACCTTCGAGTGCAAATGAAACAGGCGGGGACCGAAATTGCTGTTTATGAAATCCCTCTTCTCTTCGAGAAAAAATTGGAAAAGGAATTTGATCGGATCGTGGTCGTGTATGCGAGCGACTTGGTTCAGATTCAGCGATTGATGAAGCGGAATTCACTCTCCGAGAAACAAGCCCATGCCCGCCTCCAGTCACAAATTCCAATAGATACCAAACGTTCGCGGGCTGACGATGTTATCAACAACGAAACAACACTCGAAAATCTCAAGGTGTCAGTTCAGCAGTGGGTCACATCTATAAAAGAAAAGTATAACCTACGCTTGCTTTGA
- a CDS encoding protein kinase, with protein MKRKSAKGFKLAEQQFEKFGHYILLEKLASGGMAEIHLAKKIAAEGVQKFVAVKRILAEHSTSADFIRMFKDEANIVVNLKHGNVVSIFDYGIENKQPYLVMEHIEGKNLRQILNKLKSLNKRFSLSHVVYISKMIAAGLDHAHRCIDATTGQSLNIIHRDMSPQNTMISYEGEIKLIDFGIAKATSQSENTRVGQLKGKFGYMSPEQVDGLDVDSRTDIFALGIMIWEMLSEQRLFLTNNEMSTLRKVRECKIPSLREMDPNIPVELEKIVYKALSRNKSQRYQTAAELQKDLQSFLNRYNPDFSSQDFAEFIKDAYSEEILEARKKQVVYSKIDNIILENKNKLTDAFTQSFTYSYNEADKVSFVDLSLKKADDEKSLSMNVTNPMVRVPAPSRTIRNDGHTKSTNTQVRHTTMQRESNSSPIFSVIGFLAIALAIVVGGFALLNETKPQMVAGQCLTLKTMGLPLSCFEESQTRLSSTTPKLKITSDPDGAWIFIDGKSTGQRTPADVEVGAKNFVLAVTMPGYKAISQRYDSFPVNNNVHFKLASTPTGWVVVRVVLGEVFYNGQKIQNNSRVPLEADKPAVFKAVNPLTNAKEEKVITVKANENKEVVFSPR; from the coding sequence TTGAAACGTAAGTCAGCAAAGGGATTCAAGTTGGCAGAACAGCAGTTTGAAAAATTTGGTCATTACATTCTTTTAGAAAAACTCGCCTCGGGCGGGATGGCCGAAATTCATTTAGCAAAAAAAATTGCCGCCGAAGGTGTTCAAAAGTTCGTTGCAGTGAAGCGCATTCTCGCTGAGCACTCCACCTCTGCCGATTTCATTCGCATGTTCAAAGACGAAGCGAATATCGTGGTGAACCTAAAGCACGGAAATGTGGTTTCGATCTTCGACTACGGAATCGAAAATAAACAACCGTACTTGGTCATGGAACACATCGAAGGCAAAAACCTTCGCCAGATTCTCAATAAATTAAAATCTCTCAATAAGCGATTTTCACTGAGCCACGTGGTTTATATTTCGAAAATGATCGCGGCGGGTCTTGATCACGCACACCGCTGTATCGACGCGACCACCGGCCAATCCCTTAACATCATTCACCGAGATATGAGCCCGCAAAATACAATGATCAGCTACGAGGGCGAAATCAAGCTGATCGATTTTGGTATCGCTAAAGCGACAAGTCAGTCGGAAAACACCCGTGTCGGCCAACTCAAAGGAAAATTCGGCTATATGAGTCCTGAGCAGGTGGATGGACTCGACGTCGATTCGCGCACAGATATTTTTGCGTTAGGGATTATGATCTGGGAAATGTTAAGCGAACAGCGCCTGTTCCTTACAAATAACGAGATGTCGACACTTCGTAAAGTTCGCGAGTGTAAAATTCCAAGCCTCCGCGAAATGGATCCCAATATTCCGGTTGAATTAGAAAAAATAGTTTATAAAGCTTTGTCTCGCAACAAAAGCCAACGTTATCAAACAGCAGCAGAACTTCAGAAGGACCTTCAGAGCTTTTTAAATCGCTACAACCCTGATTTTTCGAGCCAAGACTTTGCGGAGTTTATAAAGGATGCCTACTCCGAGGAAATTTTAGAGGCCCGTAAAAAGCAAGTCGTCTACTCTAAGATAGATAATATTATTCTCGAGAACAAAAATAAACTGACTGATGCTTTTACGCAATCATTCACCTACTCTTACAACGAGGCCGACAAAGTGAGCTTTGTCGATCTCTCTTTAAAGAAGGCGGATGATGAAAAATCTTTATCGATGAACGTGACGAATCCCATGGTTCGCGTACCGGCGCCCTCGCGCACGATTCGCAACGACGGTCATACAAAAAGTACAAATACACAGGTTCGACACACAACGATGCAACGGGAATCGAATTCGTCTCCAATTTTTTCGGTGATCGGTTTTTTAGCCATTGCACTCGCTATAGTGGTGGGGGGCTTTGCTCTTCTTAATGAGACGAAGCCACAAATGGTTGCAGGTCAGTGTTTGACTTTAAAAACCATGGGATTACCTCTCTCTTGCTTCGAGGAGTCTCAGACTCGTTTGAGTTCAACCACTCCTAAATTAAAGATTACTAGTGACCCGGATGGGGCTTGGATTTTTATCGATGGAAAATCCACCGGTCAACGGACCCCGGCAGATGTTGAAGTGGGTGCTAAAAACTTCGTCCTCGCGGTGACGATGCCGGGTTACAAAGCCATCAGCCAACGCTATGACTCGTTCCCGGTGAACAACAATGTTCACTTTAAATTAGCGTCCACGCCCACAGGTTGGGTCGTCGTTCGCGTGGTCCTTGGGGAAGTTTTCTACAATGGCCAGAAAATTCAGAATAACTCCCGCGTCCCGCTAGAGGCGGACAAACCGGCCGTCTTTAAAGCGGTCAACCCCCTCACGAACGCCAAAGAAGAAAAAGTCATCACCGTCAAAGCCAACGAAAACAAAGAAGTCGTCTTCTCCCCCCGCTAA
- a CDS encoding NAD(+)/NADH kinase — MICRMSKQIKNVAIIYRDQTPRALFVAKNLCEWLQNKNITVYFQPGKGGETKCQELASKDTIKQLDLIVVLGGDGTYLEAVRFIGDHQAPVLGVNMGSLGFLTENRVDELYEVMEMALTNQLQAQPISLLKMILCKGKEQCQEFLALNDAVIERGQNTHLLNVGIYCDGVLVAETKADGMIIASSTGSTAYNLAAGGPIVHPDVHAVVITPICPHSLTTRPMLLPDDRVISVRVLGEGNSGRVSIDGQWRSDIDDSYEIQIQRHTLQHYALRRSHHNFFSILREKLRFGERN, encoded by the coding sequence ATGATTTGCAGGATGTCGAAACAGATTAAAAATGTGGCAATTATTTACCGCGATCAAACTCCAAGAGCGCTTTTTGTCGCGAAGAATCTTTGTGAGTGGTTACAGAATAAAAACATTACGGTTTATTTTCAACCCGGCAAAGGTGGCGAGACGAAATGCCAAGAATTGGCCTCGAAAGACACCATCAAACAATTAGATTTGATCGTTGTCCTCGGCGGCGATGGAACCTATCTCGAGGCGGTTCGTTTTATCGGTGATCACCAGGCTCCTGTGCTCGGCGTGAATATGGGATCTCTCGGCTTCCTCACCGAAAATCGAGTGGACGAACTGTACGAAGTGATGGAAATGGCACTCACCAACCAACTTCAAGCCCAACCCATCAGTTTATTAAAAATGATTTTATGTAAAGGCAAAGAACAGTGCCAAGAATTCCTCGCCCTCAACGATGCGGTGATCGAACGCGGACAGAACACTCATTTATTAAATGTTGGAATTTACTGCGATGGCGTCTTAGTCGCTGAAACTAAGGCCGACGGAATGATCATCGCCAGCTCCACCGGATCCACTGCTTACAATCTCGCCGCCGGCGGACCCATTGTGCATCCGGATGTTCACGCCGTAGTGATCACTCCCATTTGTCCCCACAGTTTGACCACACGACCGATGCTTCTTCCTGATGACCGAGTGATTTCGGTTCGCGTTCTGGGTGAGGGAAATTCGGGCCGAGTTTCGATTGACGGACAATGGCGGTCTGATATCGACGACAGCTACGAAATTCAGATCCAAAGACACACTCTGCAACATTACGCTCTTCGCCGCAGCCACCATAACTTCTTCTCCATCCTGCGTGAAAAGCTTCGCTTTGGAGAGCGCAACTAA
- a CDS encoding M3 family metallopeptidase: METLFSLKNNSPFSAIPFDKIQLQDFSEWIKTGIAEVQKRMDAIASNPEKPTFKNTIEAMEFSGLELDRATTCFFNLLHACSDPALDAQSNEISARLAEHGNNILLNDKIFARVKAVHDANEELTVEQRSLLDKYYQDFTRNGALLSTEDKARLRELDKELAQMTPQFGQNVLKATNAFKLIITDEKDLAGLPDSAKQAAKETAEEAGQKNAWIFSLQAPSYVPFMTYCDRRELRQQMWIAYNQRSYLPGENSNRELCERIVLQRARRAELLGFGSHADFVLSRRMAKSPQAVTQFLKDLVNPSMAAARKEMETLKDFHKKMGGDGNIMPWDFAYLSEKLKTSLYDFNEEDLRPYFSLEATIHGIFTHAKKLFNLDFKALTNLPVYHPDVTVYEVSDQNGFVGLLYFDVFPRANKRGGAWMTTFLDQGSDGKQKYRPHVSIVCNFTKPTKDAPSLLTLNEVQTLFHEFGHALHALLSDGHYPSISGTNVLWDFVELPSQIMENWALEKETLDSFAKHYKTGELLPSDLYEKMKASRNFNAGTGSLRQVGFSLVDLAWHSTPSGQVPKVDVIEDEILKPMSLLPRIPDTNFSVTFSHIFAGGYSAGYYSYKWAEVLDADAFEYFKEKGIYSKEVADLFKKHILSQGGKEDPAVLYKRFRGREPDPKSLLRRSGLL; the protein is encoded by the coding sequence ATGGAAACTTTATTTTCTTTAAAGAATAATTCGCCCTTTTCTGCAATCCCCTTCGACAAAATTCAGCTCCAAGATTTTTCCGAATGGATAAAAACGGGGATCGCAGAAGTTCAAAAACGCATGGACGCCATCGCCTCGAATCCTGAAAAGCCGACGTTTAAAAATACGATCGAAGCGATGGAGTTTTCTGGGCTCGAGCTCGATCGCGCCACCACCTGCTTCTTTAATCTTTTGCACGCTTGCAGCGATCCCGCCCTCGATGCCCAGTCCAACGAGATTTCGGCGCGCTTGGCCGAACACGGAAATAATATTTTGCTCAATGATAAGATCTTCGCGCGAGTGAAAGCTGTTCATGACGCCAATGAGGAGCTCACCGTCGAGCAGCGCTCTCTCCTCGACAAGTACTACCAGGATTTTACTCGGAACGGCGCCCTTCTTTCAACAGAAGACAAAGCTCGGCTCCGGGAACTCGATAAAGAGTTAGCCCAAATGACGCCGCAATTTGGCCAGAATGTTCTTAAGGCCACCAACGCTTTTAAACTCATAATTACCGACGAAAAAGATTTAGCCGGTCTCCCCGATTCCGCCAAGCAGGCGGCGAAAGAAACTGCGGAAGAGGCCGGGCAGAAGAATGCGTGGATTTTTAGTCTCCAAGCTCCAAGCTATGTTCCGTTCATGACTTACTGCGATCGCCGTGAGTTGCGACAGCAGATGTGGATCGCTTACAACCAGCGTTCATATTTGCCGGGAGAAAACTCAAATCGTGAACTGTGTGAACGTATTGTCCTGCAGCGGGCCCGCCGCGCCGAACTTTTAGGTTTTGGCTCGCATGCCGACTTTGTCCTTAGCCGTCGTATGGCGAAGTCTCCACAGGCCGTCACGCAATTCCTCAAAGACTTAGTCAACCCCTCCATGGCCGCCGCTCGCAAAGAGATGGAAACTCTCAAAGATTTCCATAAAAAAATGGGTGGCGATGGAAATATCATGCCTTGGGATTTTGCTTATCTTTCCGAGAAACTTAAAACTTCGCTCTATGATTTTAATGAGGAGGACTTGCGTCCGTACTTTTCGTTAGAGGCGACCATTCACGGAATTTTCACTCACGCAAAAAAGCTTTTCAATTTGGATTTTAAAGCTCTAACGAACCTTCCCGTCTATCATCCGGATGTGACGGTTTACGAAGTCAGCGATCAAAATGGATTTGTCGGCCTCCTTTACTTTGATGTTTTCCCTCGCGCCAATAAACGTGGTGGGGCTTGGATGACGACATTTTTAGATCAAGGCTCTGACGGAAAACAAAAGTATCGCCCTCACGTCAGTATTGTTTGTAACTTCACAAAGCCGACGAAAGACGCTCCATCGCTTTTAACTCTCAACGAAGTTCAGACGCTGTTTCATGAATTCGGTCACGCGCTACACGCCTTACTTTCCGACGGGCACTATCCATCAATTTCTGGCACCAATGTCCTCTGGGATTTTGTCGAGTTGCCGTCGCAAATCATGGAGAACTGGGCGCTGGAGAAAGAAACGTTAGATTCTTTTGCCAAGCACTACAAAACCGGCGAGCTGCTCCCCTCCGATCTCTACGAAAAAATGAAAGCAAGTCGCAACTTTAATGCCGGCACCGGAAGTCTTCGCCAAGTGGGATTTAGTCTCGTTGATCTTGCATGGCACTCCACTCCCTCAGGACAAGTGCCGAAGGTGGATGTCATCGAGGACGAAATTCTAAAACCGATGAGTTTACTCCCGCGGATTCCAGACACGAACTTCTCAGTCACGTTTTCCCACATTTTTGCCGGAGGATATTCAGCAGGCTACTATAGCTACAAATGGGCAGAGGTCCTCGACGCCGACGCCTTCGAGTATTTTAAGGAAAAGGGAATCTACAGCAAAGAAGTGGCCGACCTGTTTAAAAAACATATTTTGAGCCAAGGCGGAAAAGAAGATCCAGCGGTCCTCTACAAACGCTTCCGCGGCCGAGAACCCGATCCCAAATCCCTCCTCCGAAGATCCGGCCTCCTCTAA
- a CDS encoding DUF3187 family protein: MALAKPPTTKTYVVPSPKDDDKQTPSYDIKDETSLNTTNLELSPKDAPPPHPFAYHLPLRPSVTLLLSRHYGFKEEVSDGWLGVHVAPWVRPTSRIQIGIDANKTKGLLQVAYHYLPTRDYSRFYGGAGVSILVDPKDELRPLLKTKNYFAFGVIGYELQVADLHSLRAEFSYHLGFEDSLIKASVGYTFLL, encoded by the coding sequence ATGGCACTTGCCAAGCCGCCAACGACCAAAACCTATGTGGTCCCCTCACCTAAAGACGACGACAAACAGACTCCGTCTTACGATATAAAAGACGAAACTTCCTTAAACACGACAAATCTCGAACTCTCACCCAAAGATGCACCTCCACCCCATCCGTTTGCCTATCATCTCCCTCTTCGCCCCAGCGTCACCTTGTTATTAAGCCGCCACTACGGCTTTAAAGAGGAAGTCTCTGATGGTTGGCTCGGTGTTCACGTCGCCCCTTGGGTTCGACCCACGAGTCGAATTCAAATTGGAATTGACGCCAACAAGACCAAGGGCTTGCTACAAGTCGCTTACCACTATTTGCCGACACGAGATTACTCTCGTTTTTACGGAGGAGCTGGGGTGAGTATTTTAGTCGACCCTAAGGACGAGCTTCGACCACTTTTAAAAACAAAAAATTATTTTGCCTTTGGTGTGATCGGTTATGAACTTCAAGTGGCCGATCTCCATAGTCTTCGAGCAGAGTTCAGCTATCATTTAGGATTCGAAGATTCTCTGATCAAAGCAAGCGTAGGTTATACTTTTCTTTTATAG